The Scleropages formosus chromosome 11, fSclFor1.1, whole genome shotgun sequence genome window below encodes:
- the sh3gl3a gene encoding endophilin-A3a isoform X3 — MSVAGLKKQFHKASQLLSEKISGAEGTKLDEDFMEMERKIEVTNKSVIELLSKTTEYLQPNPAYRAKLGMLNTVSKIRGQVKTTGYPQTEGLLGDCMLRYGRELGEESSFGCALVDIGEALKQMADVKDSLDINVKQNFIDPLQNLQDKDLKEIGHHLKKLEGRRLDFDYKKKRQGKIPDEEIKQAVEKFEESKELAERSMFNFFENDVEQMSQLAALIEAALEYHRQSLEILEDLNGKLQNRIATASNRPKREFKPKSIITMVETIDNPQHNGLSYSSSVKSTDVQTTHTINGKKPEVQMDQPCCRSLYDFEPENEGELGFKEGDIIILTNQIDENWYEGMINGESGFFPINYVEVIVPLPQ; from the exons cTGTTGAGCGAGAAGATAAGTGGGGCTGAAGGCACCAAGCTGGATGAAGACTTCATGGAAATGGAAAGG aaaatagaagtGACCAACAAATCTGTCATTGAGCTCTTGTCCAAAACCACTGAATACCTCCAGCCAAACCCAG CATACAGAGCCAAACTGGGTATGTTGAATACGGTGTCCAAAATCCGAGGGCAGGTGAAGACCACCGGCTACCCCCAGACAGAGGGGCTGCTGGGAGACTGCATGCTCCGTTATGGCAGGGAGCTCGGGGAGGAGTCCTCCTTTG GCTGTGCACTTGTTGACATCGGGGAAGCCTTGAAACAAATGGCTGATGTTAAGGATTCCCTGGATATAAACGTGAAACAGAATTTTATTGATCCACTGCAAAACTTACAGGACAAAGACTTGAAAGAGATTGGG CATCACTTAAAAAAGCTCGAAGGTCGGCGATTAGACTTTGACTACAAGAAGAAGCGCCAGGGGAAGATCCCTGATGAGGAAATCAAACAGGCTGTAGAGAAGTTTGAAGAATCCAAAGAGCTGGCAGAGAGAAGCATGTTCAACTTTTTTGAGAATGAt GTGGAACAAATGAGTCAGCTAGCTGCTCTGATTGAAGCAGCTCTTGAATATCACCGTCAGTCCTTAGAAATTCTGGAAGATTTAAATGGCAAATTACAAAACAG GATAGCCACTGCAAGCAACCGCCCCAAGCGGGAGTTCAAGCCAAAGTCCATAATCACCATGGTAGAAACCATTGATAACCCACAGCACAACGGGTTGTCTTACAGTTCGTCAGTCAAATCTACAG ATGTCCAGACCACCCACactataaatggaaaaa AGCCCGAGGTTCAAATGGATCAGCCATGTTGCAGGTCACTCTATGATTTTGAACCGGAGAATGAGGGAGAGCTAGGCTTTAAGGAAGGCGACATCATCATCCTCACCAATCAGATCGACGAGAACTGGTATGAGGGCATGATCAACGGGGAGTCGGGCTTCTTCCCCATTAACTACGTGGAAGTCATTGTGCCTTTGCCACAGTGA
- the sh3gl3a gene encoding endophilin-A3a isoform X1, whose translation MSVAGLKKQFHKASQLLSEKISGAEGTKLDEDFMEMERKIEVTNKSVIELLSKTTEYLQPNPAYRAKLGMLNTVSKIRGQVKTTGYPQTEGLLGDCMLRYGRELGEESSFGCALVDIGEALKQMADVKDSLDINVKQNFIDPLQNLQDKDLKEIGHHLKKLEGRRLDFDYKKKRQGKIPDEEIKQAVEKFEESKELAERSMFNFFENDVEQMSQLAALIEAALEYHRQSLEILEDLNGKLQNRIATASNRPKREFKPKSIITMVETIDNPQHNGLSYSSSVKSTDVQTTHTINGKTDEFTSVPISWPESPKRCQPEVQMDQPCCRSLYDFEPENEGELGFKEGDIIILTNQIDENWYEGMINGESGFFPINYVEVIVPLPQ comes from the exons cTGTTGAGCGAGAAGATAAGTGGGGCTGAAGGCACCAAGCTGGATGAAGACTTCATGGAAATGGAAAGG aaaatagaagtGACCAACAAATCTGTCATTGAGCTCTTGTCCAAAACCACTGAATACCTCCAGCCAAACCCAG CATACAGAGCCAAACTGGGTATGTTGAATACGGTGTCCAAAATCCGAGGGCAGGTGAAGACCACCGGCTACCCCCAGACAGAGGGGCTGCTGGGAGACTGCATGCTCCGTTATGGCAGGGAGCTCGGGGAGGAGTCCTCCTTTG GCTGTGCACTTGTTGACATCGGGGAAGCCTTGAAACAAATGGCTGATGTTAAGGATTCCCTGGATATAAACGTGAAACAGAATTTTATTGATCCACTGCAAAACTTACAGGACAAAGACTTGAAAGAGATTGGG CATCACTTAAAAAAGCTCGAAGGTCGGCGATTAGACTTTGACTACAAGAAGAAGCGCCAGGGGAAGATCCCTGATGAGGAAATCAAACAGGCTGTAGAGAAGTTTGAAGAATCCAAAGAGCTGGCAGAGAGAAGCATGTTCAACTTTTTTGAGAATGAt GTGGAACAAATGAGTCAGCTAGCTGCTCTGATTGAAGCAGCTCTTGAATATCACCGTCAGTCCTTAGAAATTCTGGAAGATTTAAATGGCAAATTACAAAACAG GATAGCCACTGCAAGCAACCGCCCCAAGCGGGAGTTCAAGCCAAAGTCCATAATCACCATGGTAGAAACCATTGATAACCCACAGCACAACGGGTTGTCTTACAGTTCGTCAGTCAAATCTACAG ATGTCCAGACCACCCACactataaatggaaaaa CGGATGAGTTTACATCTGTGCCCATCTCATGGCCCGAGAGCCCAAAACGCTGCC AGCCCGAGGTTCAAATGGATCAGCCATGTTGCAGGTCACTCTATGATTTTGAACCGGAGAATGAGGGAGAGCTAGGCTTTAAGGAAGGCGACATCATCATCCTCACCAATCAGATCGACGAGAACTGGTATGAGGGCATGATCAACGGGGAGTCGGGCTTCTTCCCCATTAACTACGTGGAAGTCATTGTGCCTTTGCCACAGTGA
- the sh3gl3a gene encoding endophilin-A3a isoform X2 has protein sequence MSVAGLKKQFHKASQLLSEKISGAEGTKLDEDFMEMERKIEVTNKSVIELLSKTTEYLQPNPAYRAKLGMLNTVSKIRGQVKTTGYPQTEGLLGDCMLRYGRELGEESSFGCALVDIGEALKQMADVKDSLDINVKQNFIDPLQNLQDKDLKEIGHHLKKLEGRRLDFDYKKKRQGKIPDEEIKQAVEKFEESKELAERSMFNFFENDVEQMSQLAALIEAALEYHRQSLEILEDLNGKLQNRIATASNRPKREFKPKSIITMVETIDNPQHNGLSYSSSVKSTADEFTSVPISWPESPKRCQPEVQMDQPCCRSLYDFEPENEGELGFKEGDIIILTNQIDENWYEGMINGESGFFPINYVEVIVPLPQ, from the exons cTGTTGAGCGAGAAGATAAGTGGGGCTGAAGGCACCAAGCTGGATGAAGACTTCATGGAAATGGAAAGG aaaatagaagtGACCAACAAATCTGTCATTGAGCTCTTGTCCAAAACCACTGAATACCTCCAGCCAAACCCAG CATACAGAGCCAAACTGGGTATGTTGAATACGGTGTCCAAAATCCGAGGGCAGGTGAAGACCACCGGCTACCCCCAGACAGAGGGGCTGCTGGGAGACTGCATGCTCCGTTATGGCAGGGAGCTCGGGGAGGAGTCCTCCTTTG GCTGTGCACTTGTTGACATCGGGGAAGCCTTGAAACAAATGGCTGATGTTAAGGATTCCCTGGATATAAACGTGAAACAGAATTTTATTGATCCACTGCAAAACTTACAGGACAAAGACTTGAAAGAGATTGGG CATCACTTAAAAAAGCTCGAAGGTCGGCGATTAGACTTTGACTACAAGAAGAAGCGCCAGGGGAAGATCCCTGATGAGGAAATCAAACAGGCTGTAGAGAAGTTTGAAGAATCCAAAGAGCTGGCAGAGAGAAGCATGTTCAACTTTTTTGAGAATGAt GTGGAACAAATGAGTCAGCTAGCTGCTCTGATTGAAGCAGCTCTTGAATATCACCGTCAGTCCTTAGAAATTCTGGAAGATTTAAATGGCAAATTACAAAACAG GATAGCCACTGCAAGCAACCGCCCCAAGCGGGAGTTCAAGCCAAAGTCCATAATCACCATGGTAGAAACCATTGATAACCCACAGCACAACGGGTTGTCTTACAGTTCGTCAGTCAAATCTACAG CGGATGAGTTTACATCTGTGCCCATCTCATGGCCCGAGAGCCCAAAACGCTGCC AGCCCGAGGTTCAAATGGATCAGCCATGTTGCAGGTCACTCTATGATTTTGAACCGGAGAATGAGGGAGAGCTAGGCTTTAAGGAAGGCGACATCATCATCCTCACCAATCAGATCGACGAGAACTGGTATGAGGGCATGATCAACGGGGAGTCGGGCTTCTTCCCCATTAACTACGTGGAAGTCATTGTGCCTTTGCCACAGTGA
- the sh3gl3a gene encoding endophilin-A3a isoform X4, whose protein sequence is MLNTVSKIRGQVKTTGYPQTEGLLGDCMLRYGRELGEESSFGCALVDIGEALKQMADVKDSLDINVKQNFIDPLQNLQDKDLKEIGHHLKKLEGRRLDFDYKKKRQGKIPDEEIKQAVEKFEESKELAERSMFNFFENDVEQMSQLAALIEAALEYHRQSLEILEDLNGKLQNRIATASNRPKREFKPKSIITMVETIDNPQHNGLSYSSSVKSTDVQTTHTINGKTDEFTSVPISWPESPKRCQPEVQMDQPCCRSLYDFEPENEGELGFKEGDIIILTNQIDENWYEGMINGESGFFPINYVEVIVPLPQ, encoded by the exons ATGTTGAATACGGTGTCCAAAATCCGAGGGCAGGTGAAGACCACCGGCTACCCCCAGACAGAGGGGCTGCTGGGAGACTGCATGCTCCGTTATGGCAGGGAGCTCGGGGAGGAGTCCTCCTTTG GCTGTGCACTTGTTGACATCGGGGAAGCCTTGAAACAAATGGCTGATGTTAAGGATTCCCTGGATATAAACGTGAAACAGAATTTTATTGATCCACTGCAAAACTTACAGGACAAAGACTTGAAAGAGATTGGG CATCACTTAAAAAAGCTCGAAGGTCGGCGATTAGACTTTGACTACAAGAAGAAGCGCCAGGGGAAGATCCCTGATGAGGAAATCAAACAGGCTGTAGAGAAGTTTGAAGAATCCAAAGAGCTGGCAGAGAGAAGCATGTTCAACTTTTTTGAGAATGAt GTGGAACAAATGAGTCAGCTAGCTGCTCTGATTGAAGCAGCTCTTGAATATCACCGTCAGTCCTTAGAAATTCTGGAAGATTTAAATGGCAAATTACAAAACAG GATAGCCACTGCAAGCAACCGCCCCAAGCGGGAGTTCAAGCCAAAGTCCATAATCACCATGGTAGAAACCATTGATAACCCACAGCACAACGGGTTGTCTTACAGTTCGTCAGTCAAATCTACAG ATGTCCAGACCACCCACactataaatggaaaaa CGGATGAGTTTACATCTGTGCCCATCTCATGGCCCGAGAGCCCAAAACGCTGCC AGCCCGAGGTTCAAATGGATCAGCCATGTTGCAGGTCACTCTATGATTTTGAACCGGAGAATGAGGGAGAGCTAGGCTTTAAGGAAGGCGACATCATCATCCTCACCAATCAGATCGACGAGAACTGGTATGAGGGCATGATCAACGGGGAGTCGGGCTTCTTCCCCATTAACTACGTGGAAGTCATTGTGCCTTTGCCACAGTGA